The Geothrix oryzae DNA window ATCAAGAAGGGCGGCAACCAGTTCTCCGGGTCCCTGGCGGGCTACTACCAGAAGGACAGCTGGAGCGCGAACCGCAATGTGGCGGATCCCTCCTTGCCCGACATCATCGTCCGGAAGGTGGGCGACACGGCCTCCGACCTCGCCCTGAACATCGGCGGTCCCATCATCAAGGACAAGCTCTGGTACTTCTTCTCCATCGAGGCGATCTCCATCGAGCGCACGCCCGTGGGAAGCCCCGTCTCCGAGAAGCGCTCCACGCCCCGGGCCATGGCCAATGTGACCCTGCAGGCGACGCCCACGGCGACCCTCTCCCTGTTCCTGGACTACGACACGGTGCAGACCGACCACCGCGGCGCCAGCCGCACCCTGGCGGCCGAGGCCACCCGCAAGCAGGACGGCCCGAACTTCACCTTCGGCCTCGAGTGGCTGCAGGCCCTGAACAGCAACATGGTGCTGACCCTCCGGGCCAGCGGCTACGACGGCATCGACGACCACAAGGCCTACAACGGCGAATCGTACTCGCTCTATGTCGACGGAGGCGTGCCCGCGAACGCCGCCATCCCGGGCTACGCGAAATACTTCGGCTTCGACCAGATGAACAACGCCTACCAGTCCTTCGAGAACTCCCGCAGCCGCCTGGGTCTGCTGGCCTCCCTCGACTGGTACATTCCCGCCGGCAACGGATCCCACGCCCTGAAGTTCGGCCTCGACATCGACCGCGCCAAGGACAAGGAAAAGGCCTGGTATCCCGGCGGCATCTCCCTGAATGCCATCGCGGATGGGGACACGGTCTACACCGACTATGTCCAGGTGGGTGGCGGCTACGACTTCGACACCAAGCTGGAGCGCAACACCTTCTATGTGCAGGATGTGTGGACCGTCAACGACCAGCTGATCCTGCGCCCCGGCCTCCGCTTCGAGGAATTCAAGGGCGGGGACCTGTGGAAGACCACCACACTGGCGCCCCGCTTCGGATTCACCTGGACGCCCAACGCCTCCAAGACCCTGGCCCTCAAGGGCCACATCGGCCGCTACTACGACGGGCTCTCCGGCGCCAACTACGACCGCGCGATCCCCGGTGCCTACCCCCTGGAGAAGCGTTACTGGTGGCCGAACTACGATGACGCCCAGGTGCTCAGCCTGACCAACCTCGGCAATCCGCTCGCCGATGTGCCGCTGCCCACCTTCACGCCGGACAACTACCGCAACGGCGTCTCGGAGCAGAGCACCCTCGATCCGAACATCAAGCACCCCTACTTCGACGAGATCCAGTTCGCCGTGGAGCAGCGCCTCGGCAAGAACTGGACGGCGGCGGCCAGCTATGTGCGCCGGAACGGAAAGGATCTGCTGGCCCGCTACGACCGGCTGCCCCTGTCCGCCTCCACCACCTCGGTGATCAATCCCCTGACCAGCCAGACCCTGACCTTCCAGCGGCCCGGCGTCAACGCGGACGGCACCCACGACTACTACATCACCAACGATCCAGACGCCAAGCGCACCTACTCGGCCACCACCTTCTCCCTGGACGGGCGCTTCACGCCGAACTGGGACATGTCCTTCAGCGTCACCAAGGCCAGCAACAAGGGCAACCTCCTGAAGTCGAACGGGTACTCCTCGGGCCGGGAGTGGGTCGGCACGATGTACAACAGCGACGGCTACCTGCCCGGGTTCAACGACGACGAGCTCAAGCTGCGGACCTCGTACAAGGCCCCCTGGGGAACGCGGTTCAACGCCAGCTTCGTCTACCTCAGCGGCCTCCACTACACCCGGTACATGCAGACCTCCCGCCTGGGCAACCGCGAGCGCTACTACATCAACATCGAGCCGCTCGGGGCCAGCACCTACGACGCCCGGCGCCTGCTCGACCTCCGCGTGTCCCACAAGTTCAGCCTCGGCGGCAAGCGTGCGCTCGAGCTGTTCGGCGATGTGTTCAATGTGCTGAACGACGCGGCCGTGACCTCCCGCGGCGAGCGCTACGGCAGCGCCTACTACGGCATGGTCCTCGACCAGGAGCCGCCCCGGACCTTCCGTCTGGGCGCCAAGCTCCTATTCTGATCCTTCGGACGGCCAGCACGGGATTCAAGCGGCGGGGCGCGTGGACAACCGCCCCGCCGCTGTGTGATGGGATGGAACCATGAACCGACTTCTTCTCGCCCTCGCCTTCGCCCTGTCCAGCTCGATCCTGGCGGCCGGGGGCCCGGTCCCGGCTCCCCCGGCCCCAGCTCCCAAGGGCACCCTCGTCATCGTCGGCGGCGGCGGCATGCCCGCGGTGATCCTCGAGGCCTTCCTGCAGGCCTCCGGGGGAAGGGGTGGGGTGGTGGGCATCGTGCCGACCTCCACCAGCGATCCCGACGGCGCCCTCCGGGAGTGGAAGGCCGACCTGGAGCAGGCGGGGCTCACCATGGTCCCCCTCGACATCCGCACGCGGGAGGATGCCTCGGATCCGGCCCTCCTCGACCGCGCCCGGCGCTGCACCGGCTTCTGGTTCTCAGGGGGGGACCAGAACCTCGTGGGCGACAAGATCGTGGGCACCCCGTTCCAGCAGCTCGTGCTCGCCCGCTATGCGGCCGGGGCCGGCGTGGGCGGCACCAGCGCCGGCGCCGCCATCATGTCGAAGGTGATGCTCACGGGCGAGGACCGGAACGGCAAAGAGGCCCTCACGGAATTCGGCCCCGGGGCCTACCGCACCCGGGAGGGCATGGGGTTCCTGCCGGAGCGGGTGGTCGTGGATCAGCACTTCCTGCGCCGGGGTCGGGAGAACCGCCTCTTCAGCCTCATCATGGAGCGCCGCGACCACCTGGGCCTCGGCATCGACGAGGCCACGGCCCTGGTGGTGAAGGCCGGAAAGGCCGTGGTCCTGGGCGAGCGGGCAGTGATGGTCTTCGACCCTTCGGACATGACCGCCGATGGATCCTCCTTCTGGGACCTCCGCATCCACCTCCTCCGCCCGGGACAGGCCATCGACCTGGCCACGCGCAAGGTCTACCAGCGATGACCGGCGCGGGCTTCTTGCGTTCCGTTCCGGTTCTCCTGCTGCTCGCGCTGCCGGGGCTCGCCGGGTCCCTTCAGGCGCCCTTCCCGAAAGACCACCGGACCCTGCGCCGGACGGTGACCTATGGGGAGATGGTGGCGTTTCTCGAACGCGCGGCCAAGCCGGGCTTCATCACCGTCAGCGAGGAGGGCCAGAGCACCCAGGGCCGCAAGCTCCTGCTGGTCCGGCTCAACCGGGGCGGCGCCAAGGCCCGCTTCCGGGTGTTCTTCTACGCCCAGCAGCATGGGGACGAGGTGGCGGGCAAGGACGCCCTGCTCACCCTGGTGCGCGACCTGGCCGAGCGCCCCGACCTCCTCCCGGAGGATGTGGACCTCTACCTGATGCCCATGCTCAACCCCGACGGGGCCGAAGCCCACCAGCGGGTCAACGGGGCGGGGGCAGACCTGAACCGCGACCACCTTCTCCTGGCCCAGCCCGAAACCCGCACCCTCCACCGGGTGGCGCGCCGCATCCGGCCGCACCTCGCCGTGGACGGCCACGAGTTCGGCCGGGACGGCGAAAGCTACACCGCCAAGGGCTGGGAGGCCTGGCCCATCATCACCATGGATGCGGCGAACCATCCCCTGATCCCGCCGTACCTCAAGACCTCTGGGCTGGCGGCCGTGGCCTCCGCCGCGCCCCTCCAGGAAAAGGCCGGACACCCCTACGCCCGCTACAGCGTGGGCGGGCCGCCTCCCGACGAGGAGATCCGGCCCTCCACCCCGGAGGTGGACGACGGCCGCAACGGCATGGGCACGCTGGGGGCCCTCTCCTTCATCATCGAAGCCGGCGTCCGCCACCGCGCCGCCGATCCCCAGGCCGACCTGGGCGAGCGGGTGGACGGCTACCGCATCCTCTACCGCCACCTGCTCGGCGACCGGGCCTGGCGCGACCGGGTGCGGGCGCTTTCGGAGCGGGCCCGCCGGGAGCCCCTGCCCCCCTTCATCGCCACCAATGTCTTCTGGGCCAACCTCGGCGGCCAGACCCGGTCCCTGCCGGTCCGGGAAGTGGCCACCGGCCGCACGGTGGAGGTGCCCACCGCCAACGCCATGACCGATCTCGTGGTGAAGGGCAGCGTGCCCACCCCCAGGGCCTACGCCATCGAGCCCGCGGCCGCCGCGCGCTTCATCCCGGTGCTGGAGGCCCAGGGCCTGCGCTGGGAGACCCTGGCCGCGCCCCGCCGGGCGCCGGGGGAACGGGTCCGCCTGCTCCGTCTCGAAGCACCCTACGACGACCTGTACCAGCGGTACAAGGACCGCCAGATCGTCCAGCGCCAGTCCCTTTCGGAGCTCGATCTGCCCGCGGGAACGCTCATCGTCCCCCTCGACCAGGACCTGGCCCGGCGGGCCATCCAGGTGCTCGAGCCCTGCCTGCTCTATGGCCTCTACGGCTATCCCGGCTTCCGCGACCTGGCGGTCCCCGGTGCCGACCTGCCCGTCTCCCGTCTCTTCTGAACCCGCTGCCGGCCGCGCGGCCCGGTTGGAGTCCCCATGCTGCTCCTGATCAAGAATGCCGATGTCTACGCTCCGGAACCCGGAGGGCGCTGCGACCTGCTCATCGGAGGCGGGAAGATCCTGCTCATGGAGCCGGACATCCGCATCCCCAGGAAGCACTGCGAGGTGGTGGACGCCCGGAACTTCAAGGCGGTGCCGGGCTTCATCGACGGCCATGTGCACATCATGGGCGGAGGGGGCGAAGGGGGGTTCGCCACCCGGACGCCGGACCTGCCCCTCACCGACGCCATCTTTGGCGGCGTCACCACCGTGGTGGGCTGCCTGGGCACGGACGGCTACACGCGGAACATGGCGGGCCTGCTGGCCAAGGCCAAGGGGCTGGAAGAGGAGGGCCTCAGCACCTTCGTCTATTCGGGATCCTACGGCCTGCCCCTGCGCACCCTCATGCCCTCCCTCGAGGAGGATCTCCTCTTCATCGACAAGGTCATCGGCGCCGGTGAGGTGGCCCTCTCCGACCACCGCTCTAGCCAACCCACCTTCGAGGCCTTCGCCCAGGTGGTGGCCATGGCGCGACGGGGCGGCATGCTCTCCGGCAAGGCGGGCATCGTCAATGTCCACCTGGGCGACGGGGCCCGGGGCCTCGACTTCCTGCGGCGCATCCTCGCCGAGACCGAGCTGGCCGCCACCCAGATGTGGCCCACCCACATCAACCGCAACCCTCGTCTCTTCGAGGAGGGCATCGCCTACGCCAAGGGCGGCGGGTTCGTGGACTTCACCACCTCCACCCTGCCCTCGTACCTCGAGGACGGCGAGATCCCCTGCGCCAAGGCCCTGCGCCGCATGCTGGAGGCCGGCGTGGATCCCGGCCAGATCACTTTCACCTCCGACGGCCAGGGCAGCCTGCCGGACTGGGACCCCAGCGGCCGCCTGCAGGAGATCTCCGTAGGCCGGGTCACCTCCCTGTTCCCCGCCGTGCGGCAGGCCGTGATGGAGGAGGGCATCGCCCTCGAGACCGCCCTCCGCATGGTCACCGCCAATCCGGCCCGCATCCTCAAGCTCCGGGCCAAGGGGAGGCTCGCGGTCGGCATGGACGCGGACCTGGTCCTGCTCGACCCCAGGGACCTGGAGATCCGCACCGTGGTGGCCAAGGGCCGGCTCCTCATGAAGGGCGGGCGCCTCCTGGCCAAGGGGATGTTCCAGTGAACGCCCGGGAACGCGGCGCCCGCCCGAAGCCTTCGGCGCCGACGCCAGCGCCTTCCGCGGGGCTGAAGATGCCCCACACCCTCGTGATCGTGGGGGCCCTCATCGTGCTGGTGCTGATCCTCTCCTGGATCGTGCCCTCGGGCGAATTCCAGCGCATCGAGAAGGTGCTGCCGGACGGCGGCCGCCTGAAGGTGCCCGTGGATGGCACCTTCCAGCGGCTCCCCAAGACCTACCTGGGCCTGCAGACCCTCTTCCTCGCCCCCATCAAGGGCTTCCTGGACGGCGCGGGGCTGATCTCCTTCCTGCTCATCATCGGGGGCAGCTTCGCCATCTTCCAGGAGACCGGCGCCGTGGAGCAGGGCATCAAGCGGCTCATGGTCCATGTGCGGCGCCACCCGGTGCTCGAGATGTTCTTCATCCCGGTGCTGATGACCGTGTTCTCGCTGGCTGGGGCCGTGTTCGGCATGGCGGAGGAGCTGATCCCCTTCATCGTCATCTTCATCGCGCTCTCCCGCGCGCTGGGCTACGACTCCATCGTCGGCACCGCCATCCCCTTCCTGGGGGCCGCGGCGGGCTTCGCCTGCGCCTTCTTCAACCCCTTCACCGTGGGGGTGGCCCAGGGCATCGCGGGGGTTCCCATCTACTCGGGCCTGGCCTACCGGGTGGGGGCCTGGGTGGTGGCGACCGGCGTGGTCATCGCCTATGTGATGATCTACGCCACCAAGATCAAGCGGAACCCGGAGCTGAGCCCGGTGCGCGACATCGACCTGGCCCGCGTCTCCACCGCCCCCGCGGGAAGTGGGGACGCCTGGAACGCCACCCACATCCTCGCCCTCCTCACCTTCCTCGGCGCCCTGGTCCTGCTGGTCTGGGGTGTCTTGAAATACCAGTGGTACCTGGAGGCCATCGCGGCCCTGTTCCTGGGCATGGGCATCCTCATCGGGCTCATCAGCCGCATGGGACCCAGCGACATCGCGAAGCACTTCGTGGCCGGGGCCAAGGACATGGTGGGCGTGGTGTTCATCGTGGCCTGCGCCCGGGCCCTGCTGGTCATCGCCAACGACGCGCGGATCATGGACACCCTGCTGCTCTACGGCTCCACTGCCATCCGCGTGCTGCCCGCCGCCCTCACCGCCCAGGTGATGTTCCTGGTGCAGTGCGTCATCAACTTCTTCATCCACTCCGGCACCTCGCAGGCCGCCCTCACCATGCCCGTGCTGGCCCCCCTGTCGGACCTCGTGGGCATCACGCGCCAGACCTGCGTGTACAGCTTCGCCCTGTCCGAGCTCATCAACCCGATCCTGCCCACCAGCGCCGTGACCATGGGGGTGCTGGGCGCCGCGAAGATCCCCTGGGAACGGTGGGCCCGCTGGTTCCTGCCCCTCATGCTCATCCTCGTGGTGCTCGCCTTCCTGCTGCTGGTGCCGCCCACCCTGCTGTTCCACTGGGGCCCCGTGTGAGGCGTTCCCTCGCCCTTCTCGCCCTGCTGGGGAGTGCCCTCCTCGCCCAGGGCCCGGAGGGGGACTTCGTCCGCGCCCGGCGTCCCGAGCCCCTGCCCCCCGGCCTTCAAGCCGCGGTGGACGATCTGGATGCGTCCCGCCTCACCCGGCACATGGCCTTCCTCACAGATCCCCGGCGGGAGGGCCGCGGCCTCGGCACCCGGGGCCTGGAGGCCACCGCCCGCTACCTCGCGAGCCAGCTGAAGGCGGCGGGCATCCCTCCCGCAGGGGCCTCCTACTTCCAGACCGTGCCCCTGCGCGAGGTGCGGCCGGAACCCGGCGCCGTGCACCTGGTCCTTCATTCCCCGGCGGCTTCCAGAACCTTGGTCTTCCAGGGCGGCCAGGCGGCCGTGCTGCCGCCTACGGAGCCCGGCACGCTCGAGGGCTCCCTGGTCTTCGCCGGCTACGGCATCCAGGAACCCGCCCTGGGTCATGACGACTTCCGGGGCCTCGAGGTGCGGGGCAAGGTGGTGGTCTTCCGGGCCGGCTGCCCGCCCGGCGCGGCCTGGCAGAAGCCGGAGCTCACGGCGAAGTACGCCTCCGAGCGGCCGGCGGATCGCTACGACAGCCGGCTGGCCCTGCTGGAGAAGCTGGGCGCCCGGGCCGCCATCGCCCTGGAGGAAGATCTGGAGCGCCGGCTGGCCGAAGGCCAGGAACCCGCCCGGCCCTACTTCCTCGCGGAGCCTGGTGCCCCGGCTCCCGGCGAACCGCCCCTGGCGCGGGTGGCGCTGACGGCGGAGCTCCGCGCCCTCCTCGCCCCCGGCCTCCAAGGCACGGCCACCCTCGTCACGCGCGGCCGGGTCCGGACCTTCCGATCCTTCAATGTGCTCGGGAAGCTCCCCGGATCGGACCCGGCGCTGCGCCCGGAGGCCGTCGTCCTGGGTGCCCACATGGACCACCTCGGCCTGCAGGACGGCCGGCTGCATCCCGGCGCGGACGACAATGCCTCGGGCGTGGCGGCCCTGCTGGAGCTGGCCCGGTCCATCGCCGCGCGGCCGGTGCGGCCCCGGCGCACCCTCCTGTTCGCCTTCTGGACCGGCGAGGAGGAGGGCAAGTTCGGGTCGGGCCACTACACCCGCCACCCCGCGTGGCCGCTGGCCCGGACGAAGGCCTACCTGAACCTGGACATGATCGCCCACCCCTGGACGCCGGCGGAGCTCGACGCCCTGGCTGCCGGGTCGGGACTGAAGGATCCCAGGGCCTTCTTCGATGGGCTCGATCCCGCCCACTTCGCGGAGCCGGGCCTCTCCCCGGGACCTGGGGACCTGGGCCCGGTGCTCGCCCGGGCCGGCCGCGGCATGGGCATGTCGCTGCACCTGGACTGGACGGACGGCCGCAGCGGCGGCAGCGACTACCGCGACTTCGCCCGCCTCGGCGTGCCCTTCGTCCGTTTCTTCGGGAGCTACTTTCCCGGCTACCACCAGCCCTCGGACACCCTGGATCGCCTGGATCCCGGGCAGGTGCGCCGCATGGGCCGGCTGGTCCTGGCCACGGCCTGGCTGCTGGCGGACCGTCCGTGATTTTTATCCGGATTTTATTGACGCATCTTTAAACCCGGATAAAAATAGGGTTCTCTTGAACGGAACCCCATGGACGATCGGCTCCTGACCCCTTGCACTGCCTTCGACGGCCCCCGCCGGATAACCGCCGGGCCTTTGCGGAGCGTGGCCTTGCGGGTGAAGACGCACCTGGAGACCCATGCCACGGGATCGGTCCTGGTGTTCGATGACGAGACCGGCCGCGTGGTGGACCTGGATACCCGGGGAACGCCCGAGGAGGTGGTGGCGCGCCTGTCCCCGGTCGCACCGCCCCAGCCCGGCGAACCGCGTGGACGGGGACGGCCGAAGCTCGGTGTCGTGGCCCGCGAGGTCACCCTGCTCCCCCGGCACTGGGACTGGCTGAACGCCCAGCCCGGAGGCGCTTCGGTCACCTTGCGGAAGCTGGTGGAAGAGGCGCGCCGGATCGGCGGTGCCGGCGAAGGCAAACGCCAGGCCCAGGACCGCGCCTACCGGTTCATGTCGGCGCTGGGAGGGGACGAACCGGGCTATGAAGAGGCGCTCCGCGCCCTGTACGCCGCGGACCGGGCCGCCTTCCTGGCGCACACGCAGGCCTGGCCGGTGGATGTGCGGGACCACGCACGCGCGCTGGCCCAGCCGGCATTCCCTGAGGGCACCTCCAACCCATGAGCGAAACCTTCGATCGGAAAGCGGCGCTCCGCGCCTACAAGGCCCGCAGGCCCCGCCCGGGCATCTACGCGGTGCGCCACCTGGAGACGGGCCGGGCCTGGGCCGACGCGAGCCCGAACCTCGACACCACCCGGAACGGCCTGTGGCTCCGGCTCCAGCAGGGGCGCCACCTGGACCGGGACCTGCAGGCGGCGTGGAACCGATGGGGCGAGGCCGCCTTCGACTATGTGATCCTCGAGGCCCTCGAAGAGGAGATGAGCCCCCTGGTGCTCAAGGAGACCCTCAAGGCCAAGCGGGCTGAATGGATCGCCCTCCTGGCCGCGACTGGCGAAGAACCCCTCAGGGAAGGTCGACCTCCGCATACCACCCCTTGCTGACGATCTTCGTCCCGTAGGGTTCGGACAGTCTCTGCATCAGGGCGATGATCTCGCCGCCCCGCCTGGTGCCCGCCAGCTTCGGCACGCCGTAGAGGGGGCCCTCGTCGTCGATGGTGATGGGCAGGAGCTGGATCCGCTTCAGCTTGCCCAGGCTCAGGGTCAGGCGGACCATCACGGTCTCCATGACCTCGCGGGAGTCGCGCCGGTCCCACACGGAGCCGTTGGGCACCTTGGGCATCTCGATGTCGCGCTGGTGGATGAGGTCCACGGGGATCCGGTCCGGGGTGCGGTACTGGTAGATGAAGTCGCCGAGGCTGTAGAAGATGGGCCTCCCCTTGTGGATCTCGATGCCCCGGAGCACATGGGGGCCCGTACCGATCACGAAGTCCGCCCCGGCCTCGATGGCGCGGCGGAACATGATCTCCTCGTTGGGCGGCGTCCGGTCCTGGATGCCGTAGGCGCGATGGTGGGTCACATCGTGGTTGTGGAGGGACACCAGCAGGACATCCGACCGGCGCTTGGCCAGGAGCACATCGTCCTCCATGGCCTTCACATCCGATTCCAGCGGGCCTTCCGCCTTCTCCACCTTGCCGTCCTTCGCCACCAGGATCACGGCCGGATCGATGGTCGCCAGGGAGGGACCGCTGGGGTCCTTGGTCCGGTACTTGGCGGTCCAGTACCGCATGTAGGAGAGCAGGGCGACGGAGGTCTTGTGCCCGGCCACTTCCGTCCGGCCCGGCGCGCGGGCCTCCGCCAGCGTGGTGCCCGCGCCGGCGTGCGTGATGTTGGCGTGATCCAGGGCCTGCAGGCATTCCCTCAACCCTTCGGGGCCGAAATCCAGCGCGTGGTTGTTGGCCATGCTCACGAGGTTGATGCCCGTGCGCGCCAGCTCCCAGCGGAAGTCCCGCCCCGCCCTGAAGTTGTAGAAGGGACGCTGGAGATCCGGCCGGTCGTTGAGCGAGAACTCCATGTTCCCGTAGGCGAGGTCGGCCTCCTGCATGAGGCGGAAGAGGCCCGCGCGATCGGGATCGGCGAGGTGGCTGATGGGCTGGTTGAAGATCATGTCGCCCACCGCCGTGATGACCAGGTCACCCGGTTCCTCCTTCAGGAGCTCCCCGATCCGCCCCGGCCAGTCGATCCGCTCGGCGGGTTCCCTCGGCTGGATGCGGCGCTGATACACGGAGCGGGGATCGTCCTTGGCCACCGCCGGGGGCGGAGCCGTCTGCGCCAACCCCTCACGGGCGCCCGCACCGGCAGCCAGCGCCAGCAGCGCGGCGGCCAGGGGCCGGTTCCGATGGGAGATGCCCGTCCTGGCCATGGTGCCTCCTGAGGTTGGGTGATATGCGCAATTTTGTTTCATTTGGTGAATATTTGCAAAGTATTCCGAGCATATTTGGGGCCCTGGCGGAGCGGCTTATCCTGGTGCGATGACCACCCACCCGGACGACTGGAACCGCCTCTACCAGGACGAGGGACGCCCCGGCTGGGACATGGATGGGGCCACGCCCCTGGTGGCGGAGCTGCTGGACCTGGCTCTCCCCCGGGGCCTGAAGGCGGGTGGAGAGATCGTGGTGCCCGGGTGCGGCTACGGCCACGATGCGGCCGAGCTGGAGGCCCGCGGCTTCGCCGTCACGGGACTCGATTTCGCCCCCTTGGCCATCCAGGGCGCCAGGCAGCGCTACGGCGACCGCGTGGCCTGGTCCCTGGCGGACTGGTTCACGACCCATCTCGGCCCCTGGCACGCGATCTTCGACCACACCTGCTTCGTGGCCATGGATCCCGCGCGGCGGCCCGCCTATGTGGATGCCTGCGCGGCGCACCTGAACCCGAACGGCCTGTGGCTGGCCGTGCTTTTCCACGATGTGAAGGGTCGGCCGGGCCCGCCTCACGCCATCGCCATGGAGGACATGCGGCGCCTCGCCGAAGCCCGCTTCGAGGTGCTGCACCTGGCGGAGGCCGCTTCCAGCCACCCGCGCCGGGCGGGCCGGGAGTTCTTGCTGGTGGCAAGACGCCGGTCGGAATGAGCCCTGCCCCCAGCCGGGACCATGACCTAGAATGGGTCCATACCCCCCGGAGTGACCATGCGTGCGAAAGCCCTCCTTTCCCTGCTATGCCTCTCTTCCGTGGCGCTGACGGCCCAGGATGTCGTGCGCCTCGGCAACCTGAAGTTCGCCCACTACGGCGCCGTGTCCTACATGAAGGAGCTGGCCCCGAAGTACCGCCTGAAGGTCGAGGAGCGGATGTTCGCCAAGGGCATCGACATCAACCCCGCCATCGTGGCGGGTGAGATCGACGCCAGCGCCGCGGCCCTCGACGCCGCCATCGCGGGCCGGGCCGCCGGCGTGCCCATCGTCGTCGTCGCAGGTTTCGCCAGGGGCGGCGCCCGCATCGTGGTCGGGGCGAACTCCGGCATCCGCTCGCTGAAGGATCTCAAGGGCAAGAAGGTGGGCGTGGCCCGGGGCGGGGCCCAGGAGCTGCTGCTGCTGGCGGAGCTGGCCAAGGCCGGGCTCACCTGGTCGGACAAGCCGGGCAAGGATGTGCTCGTGCTCTACCTCCCCTTCGCGGACCTGAACCAGGCCCTCATGGCCAAGAACATCGACGCCATGTGCCAGAGCGAGCCCTACAGCTCCCAGGCCATCAACCGGAAGTTCGGCGTGGAGCTGCTGAAGCCCTACGACACGCCCCTGGGCGAGCCCATCCGGGCCCTGGTCATCACCGAGAAGCTCTACAA harbors:
- a CDS encoding CapA family protein; the encoded protein is MARTGISHRNRPLAAALLALAAGAGAREGLAQTAPPPAVAKDDPRSVYQRRIQPREPAERIDWPGRIGELLKEEPGDLVITAVGDMIFNQPISHLADPDRAGLFRLMQEADLAYGNMEFSLNDRPDLQRPFYNFRAGRDFRWELARTGINLVSMANNHALDFGPEGLRECLQALDHANITHAGAGTTLAEARAPGRTEVAGHKTSVALLSYMRYWTAKYRTKDPSGPSLATIDPAVILVAKDGKVEKAEGPLESDVKAMEDDVLLAKRRSDVLLVSLHNHDVTHHRAYGIQDRTPPNEEIMFRRAIEAGADFVIGTGPHVLRGIEIHKGRPIFYSLGDFIYQYRTPDRIPVDLIHQRDIEMPKVPNGSVWDRRDSREVMETVMVRLTLSLGKLKRIQLLPITIDDEGPLYGVPKLAGTRRGGEIIALMQRLSEPYGTKIVSKGWYAEVDLP
- a CDS encoding ABC transporter substrate-binding protein, with the translated sequence MRAKALLSLLCLSSVALTAQDVVRLGNLKFAHYGAVSYMKELAPKYRLKVEERMFAKGIDINPAIVAGEIDASAAALDAAIAGRAAGVPIVVVAGFARGGARIVVGANSGIRSLKDLKGKKVGVARGGAQELLLLAELAKAGLTWSDKPGKDVLVLYLPFADLNQALMAKNIDAMCQSEPYSSQAINRKFGVELLKPYDTPLGEPIRALVITEKLYKERRDVAQRFLLCFVEATKKFIDEPKAAEKFVREVMFKNQISSEDYQDAIGNSPFSYDITVSHVQVTTDLMAKYGVGKMANPPKAGDWVKLDLLAEAKKQLKVK
- a CDS encoding methyltransferase domain-containing protein; amino-acid sequence: MTTHPDDWNRLYQDEGRPGWDMDGATPLVAELLDLALPRGLKAGGEIVVPGCGYGHDAAELEARGFAVTGLDFAPLAIQGARQRYGDRVAWSLADWFTTHLGPWHAIFDHTCFVAMDPARRPAYVDACAAHLNPNGLWLAVLFHDVKGRPGPPHAIAMEDMRRLAEARFEVLHLAEAASSHPRRAGREFLLVARRRSE
- a CDS encoding GIY-YIG nuclease family protein produces the protein MSETFDRKAALRAYKARRPRPGIYAVRHLETGRAWADASPNLDTTRNGLWLRLQQGRHLDRDLQAAWNRWGEAAFDYVILEALEEEMSPLVLKETLKAKRAEWIALLAATGEEPLREGRPPHTTPC